A window of the Enterobacteriaceae bacterium 4M9 genome harbors these coding sequences:
- a CDS encoding ATP-binding cassette domain-containing protein, with the protein MSTTPPIVVLRNVCREFQAGDQAIRVLNDITLTIQQGEMVAIMGASGSGKSTLMNIIGCLDRPTSGEVVINGDAVQDADNVQLAELRSRYLGFIFQRYHLMPYLTAEENIAIPALYTAMPEEERRSRTMELAGKLGLESRLHHRPAQLSGGQQQRVSVCRALINGARVILADEPTGALDSASGKALMDVLHQLHADGHTVIIVTHDRNVAEQAQRIIEISDGRIIADELNPARISQREVQALAAVKDNGRASLWRSLHESLRMAWRSLVGHRMRAFLSMLGIIIGISSVVSSMAVGEGARQAIMSEIGKLGSTTMEIRPGTGWGNKRQDMERALSIDDITSLEKLPWVVGASPVMSMSSTVVRQGLDFSIMLTGIAENYFSLQGIQFVKGYGFTNRDITTGEPVLVLDETSYEALFAKGEDPIDHIVQIGGAPWRIIGVASRPGPKLVGGFISGWVPWTSLQQRISGDRPLESIVLRFDEGLKPKEAISRVDHHLVREHGRKDFFAQNDDKLATALQKTSDSMSLLITAIAAISLLVGGVGVMNIMLVSVTERTHEIGIRLSVGARPSDIMNQFLIEAVMICALGGLIGLVGSWIAGQVFALVTNEFSLVFTWFPVVIACGFSALIGLTFGYFPARRAARLNPTEALARE; encoded by the coding sequence ATGTCGACTACGCCTCCTATTGTTGTTTTACGTAACGTCTGTCGTGAGTTCCAGGCCGGAGATCAGGCTATTCGGGTGCTCAACGACATCACGCTGACGATTCAACAGGGTGAAATGGTGGCGATCATGGGCGCTTCCGGATCCGGCAAGTCAACGCTGATGAACATCATCGGCTGTCTGGACAGGCCAACGTCGGGCGAGGTTGTGATTAATGGCGACGCCGTGCAGGACGCTGACAATGTGCAGCTTGCTGAACTGCGCAGCCGCTATCTGGGGTTTATCTTCCAGCGCTACCATCTGATGCCGTATTTAACGGCAGAAGAAAACATTGCCATCCCTGCGCTGTACACCGCCATGCCAGAAGAAGAGCGCCGCAGCCGCACGATGGAACTGGCCGGCAAGCTGGGCCTTGAAAGCCGCTTACATCACCGCCCGGCACAGCTTTCTGGCGGTCAACAGCAGCGTGTCAGCGTTTGCCGTGCTTTGATTAATGGCGCGCGCGTCATTCTGGCCGATGAACCCACCGGCGCGCTTGATAGCGCCAGCGGTAAAGCGCTGATGGATGTGTTACACCAGCTGCATGCCGATGGGCACACCGTCATTATCGTTACCCATGACCGCAACGTGGCCGAGCAGGCGCAGCGCATCATCGAAATCAGCGATGGGCGCATTATTGCCGACGAGCTTAACCCGGCACGGATTTCACAACGTGAAGTACAGGCGCTTGCTGCAGTAAAAGACAACGGCCGTGCTTCGCTGTGGCGCAGCCTGCATGAATCGCTGCGCATGGCCTGGCGCTCGCTGGTGGGCCACCGGATGCGCGCTTTTCTCTCAATGCTAGGCATCATTATTGGTATTTCGTCAGTGGTGTCGTCAATGGCCGTGGGCGAAGGCGCACGTCAGGCCATCATGAGTGAAATCGGCAAGCTCGGGAGTACCACAATGGAAATTCGCCCCGGCACTGGCTGGGGTAACAAGCGTCAGGATATGGAACGTGCCCTGTCGATTGATGATATTACCAGCCTGGAAAAGCTGCCGTGGGTAGTGGGTGCGTCGCCGGTGATGTCCATGTCTTCTACCGTGGTGCGTCAGGGGCTGGATTTCTCCATTATGCTCACCGGCATTGCGGAAAACTATTTCTCGCTCCAGGGCATTCAGTTTGTGAAGGGATATGGTTTTACCAACCGTGATATCACCACGGGCGAGCCGGTGCTGGTGCTGGATGAAACCAGTTATGAAGCGCTGTTTGCCAAAGGTGAAGACCCTATCGATCATATTGTGCAAATCGGCGGCGCGCCGTGGCGCATCATTGGTGTGGCCAGCAGGCCTGGGCCGAAGCTGGTCGGTGGCTTCATCTCCGGCTGGGTGCCGTGGACTTCATTACAGCAGCGTATTTCTGGCGACAGGCCGCTTGAGTCCATTGTGTTGCGCTTTGATGAAGGGCTGAAGCCTAAAGAAGCCATCAGCCGTGTGGATCATCATCTGGTTCGCGAGCATGGTCGTAAGGACTTCTTTGCCCAGAACGATGACAAGCTGGCGACCGCGCTACAAAAAACCTCGGACTCTATGTCACTGCTGATTACCGCTATTGCCGCCATCTCACTGTTGGTAGGCGGCGTGGGCGTGATGAACATCATGCTGGTATCCGTGACTGAGCGTACCCATGAAATCGGTATTCGCCTGTCCGTGGGGGCACGGCCTTCAGACATCATGAACCAGTTCCTGATTGAAGCGGTGATGATTTGCGCCCTTGGTGGGCTGATTGGCCTGGTGGGTTCCTGGATTGCCGGACAAGTCTTTGCGCTGGTCACGAACGAATTCTCTCTGGTCTTTACCTGGTTTCCGGTGGTTATTGCGTGTGGTTTCTCCGCGCTCATTGGTCTTACTTTTGGCTATTTCCCTGCCCGACGGGCAGCCAGGCTTAATCCTACGGAGGCGCTGGCCCGCGAATGA